GATAAATTACTATTAAATGGTAATTATACAGGAAATAATGGTAAATTATTAGTAAATACGTTATGGAATGAAACTAGTGGTAAAAATGGAGAAAATTCAGAATCTGATTTATTTGAAATAACAGGTGAAGTTAGTGGAACAACTAAAGTAATTACTGTTGCTAAAGATAAAACAGAAAATAAAATAGATGGAACAGTAGATGGAGAAGAAGGAAATAGAAGTGCTATAGTTGTTAAAACACCTAAAGCAACATCTGCAAATGCATTTATTGGAACAGCTGTCACTGAAAATGATGCTGAATTAGAATTAGTTTCAGAAATACAAGATGAACATAGAGTATTCTTCTGGGAAATTACTAAATCAGGTCCAGACATATTCTTAATAGGACCTAAGGCAAATATGGATCAAGCACATCATGTATTTGGTCGTTTAAATGAAAGACGTATACAAAATACTTTATTTAATATAGGTAAAAATACTGAAAAAGGAATGCCATGGGCTAAACTTTATGGTGGAGAATTCATATATGATAATTCTAATAAAACACGTTACATGGATGGAACAATAGGAATAAATATAGGTGTAGATCATTATTTTGATAAAAATAAAGAAAATTTAACAGGTATTTATTTTGGTTACTCAAATTCATTTAAAAATGTTGTAAATAATAGAACAAGTGCATATAGAGGTACTGTGCATACAGATATGGTTTCGTTAGGTTTAACAAATACATATACTAGAGATAAATTTTATGCAGATGCTGTATTACAATTATCAGGTCTTGAAAATAGATATGTATTAAAAAATGGAGATAAATATAATAATTTTGGTGTGATATTAACTGGATCACTTGAACTTGGTAGCCCGTTATACTTTGTAAATAATAAAGAAAAGGATGAAAAGTATATAGTTGAACCTCAAGCACAAGTTATTTATCAATTTTCAGCTAATACACCAATAGCAGAGAAAAATATAAGCTATGATTTAGGACATTCAGTTAAAGGTAGAGCAGGATTAAGAGTTGGATATTCAACTGCAATGAGTACAACAGCTAAAAATGGAATGGGATATGCTTTATTTAATGTTTGGGGACAATATACAAATGCCGATAAAGTAAACAAAGGAGAAAAAGTTTATACTGAAACTTATCCAACTATTTGGTTAGAAGCAGGACTTGGAGCAAATTTACCTGTAACTAAAAATGTAAGTACATACTTTGAAGCTACTTTAGAAAAATCAGTTTATGGAAGTAATAAATATGGTGGAAAAGGTACATTTGGAATAAATTTTGAAAAATAATAATTGAAAAAGGTGGAATTATTTCCATCTTTTTCTTTTGTAAAATATTTAACTTGTTGAATATATTGATAAAAACAGTCGGGGGGGGGGTATAATATATAGAAATAAAAAAATTTAGAAAGGAATGGTGTGAATGAGTATTTTTGAAAAAATGAGATATTTGAAATCTCGTTTAAAAACACAAAAAAATATTACTATTGGAGTTGTTATTGCTTACTTAATGCTTGGTTTTGCGGCTTTCGGAGCAACAGCAGATTATGTTTCTATAAATTCTGATGCAAATGGGAATAGACAAAGTGAGGGAGCAACAGCTACGAATGCAATAGCGATAGGACCATCTGCTACAGCTACTGGTGAAAGTTCTCTAGCTGTTGGGGATACTGCAAATGCTAGTAAGTATGCAAGTGCATTTGGTTCATTATCAAAAGCTACAGGAGAAGGAGCACTTGCATTAGGTAATACATCAAATGCATCAGGCCAAAATGCTACATCTATAGGTGTTCAAGCAAATTCATCAGGAATTCAATCAAATGCTATAGGGGCACTTAGTAATGCAAGTGGCCAAAATGCAACAGCAATAGGGGTGCAATCAAAGTCTGAAGGTGTTCAATCAAATGCTATAGGTACTCTTAGTAATGCAGCAGGGATTAATGACATAGCGATAGGTACACAAAGTAATGCAATAGGAAAAAATTCGATTGCAATAGGTTATCAGTCGAACTCAAAAAGTTCTAGTGCAGTTTCAATAGGGAATAAAGCAGTTTCTCATGCAACTTATTCTACAACTTTAGGTTCTACAGCAAATACTCATGGTGGATATGCTACAGCTGTAGGTTCTTATGCTTCTGGATTATCTGATGGTACAACTTCATTTGGTAGTAGAAGTAGAGCAGCTGGATATAGAGCAACTGCCTTAGGTTCATATGCAGATTCTAAAGGTCATGAATCTATAGCTATAGGAGATGCAGCAAGGTCAGAAAAAGCAGATTCAATTGCTATAGGTCGTGGTTCAAAATCGGAGGTAATATCTGGTGTTGCCCTAGGTGCAGAATCTGTTGCTAAAGTTGATTCAGGAATGTTTGGTTTTGATTTAGATAAAGGTGGTGTTTTAACAAGTGTTTCAGATATTTCTACCCTAACAGATGCTGAAAAAGCAAGAGCATTAGAACTTGAAGCTAATGTGAATAATCTTAAAACAGAATTTGAAACTAAAGATCAAGAATATATGAATAGATTATTTACACTACATGGAGAATTAGTAAAGGCAAGAAATGCAAATGATACAGCCAAGGTTAGTGAATTATTAGCAGAAAGAGCTTTACTTGAAAGAGCTGTTACGTCTGCTAGAATGAATTACTATTCAAATGCAGAGGTAAAAGAATACAATAAATTAGTTGGAACATGGAAATCAACATTATCTGCTGTTTCTATAGGAGATAAAGAAGAAGGATTAACAAGACAGATTAATAATTTAGCTGCAGGTACAGAAGATACAGATGCTGTAAATGTAGCACAACTTAAATCAATAAACCTAAAGGTAACAGGAGATAATTTAGCAAATGATGCAACTGCAATAGGTAAGGTAAGATTACATGATCAAAAATTAGCTATTAATGGAACTAGTGGTGAAATTACTACTACAGTTGCAAAAGATGGACAAACAGTAATAATTTCACTTGCAGATGAAATTAAGAATAAAGTAAATGCAATGAAATATTTTTCTGTTAAATCAACTTTAGCAGGAAATAGTCAAAATAATGGTGCAAGTGGAGAAAATTCTATAGCCATAGGACCAAATGCTAATTCAACTGTAAAAGATGGAGTTGCATTAGGTAATGGAGCAAGTGTTAATAATGCACAAGGTACTCCAGGGACTTCAGGTATAGCTATAGGTACAGGTGCACAATCACATCAAATGAGTTCAGCTATGCATGAAGTATTAGTTAGATTTAAGAGAACTAAAGATAAAATGACAGGTGGTATAGCAATAGGGACACAAACTCATGCTAGAATTTCAACTATAGATATAGGAAATAGGGACTATGTTGGAAGAATTGGTGATATTGAATTTAATAAAAATGGTGTAGATAGTTGGAATAGTATAAGTGGAGTTGGAGCAACAACAGTTGGGGATAATTCAATAAATACTTCTAATTTCTCTACTATTAATGGTTCATTTAATACTATAACTAATTCTCAAAGAAATGGGAATCAATTTCATAATTTAGCTAAAGCAATGCAAGGATTTGGAGCATCAATAATAGGAAGTTTAAATAGTATAGAAGGAAATGAAGATTTAGTAGGAAGTGGTACAGGTAGATTAGATCAAATACTTGTGGCATTAGGATCAAAACATCCAGCAACTGGATTGATGTATAGTGGAACAGCATCAAATGCTATAGGATTTGCAAATAAAATAAGTAAAAGTAATGGAGCACTAATTTATGGAGCAGGAAATGAAATAACAAATTCATACTTAACTCCATCTGGAGCGAATGAAATTACGAAATTAGTGGGAGCATCATTCTTAGATTCTAATAATACAGGTGTTGAAATAAAAGAATTAGCAGATTCATTTAGAAAATACATGGGTAATGCAAGACTTGGTTCTGTAGGAGTTATTGGTGGAGCAAATAAAGTTGACTATGCACTTTTCTCAACTGTTAATGGTGTAGGAAATGAGTTAAAAGGTAAAGGAAATATTACTTTAAGTGAAACTAATACTACAATGTCTCAAGTTACAAAAAATGGTAGTGCGTTTGCAATCTTTAATCAAATAACAGGTTATGAAAATAAGGCAACAAATGTTTCTAATTTAATGTTAACTGGAAGTAAAAATGTTGTAGAACATGCAAGTAATAATATAGTTACGGGAAATAACCATTCTATAAAAGGAACTGAAACTGAAATTGCTGAGGGTAATGTAGTAATTGGATTTAATAAAAATAAATCTGATTCTAATTTTAAAGCATCAGCTAAAAATATTGTAGCTATAGGAAATGATATAGTTGCAACTCAAGATGATTCTGTATACTTAGGAAATGGAAGTAAAGATGCTGCGGCTGCAAATACTAAGGCTATGGATACTTATTCAACTGATACAATTAATGGAATTACACTTAATTTTGCAGGTGGAACTCCAACTGGATTAGTTTCAGTAGGTTCTGAAGGAAAAGAAAGAAGAATACAAAATGTTGCTTCTGGATGGATTTCAGCAACAAGTACAGACGCTATTAATGGGTCACAACTTTATTCTGTAATAGATAAATTTAATTCAAAATTATCTGAATCTCCAAAAATAAATGTAGTTGGAAGTGGTAATGTTACAGTTAATCCTGAGGAAAAAGATGGGACTAAGACATTTACAGTGGGTATTTCAGAAGGAAGTATAACATCAGCTAAAGGAGGAAATGCAAGTATAAATAAAGATGGTGTAGTTACAGCTACAACAGTTATTAATGCTATCAATGCTTTAGGAAATAATACTATTAGTTTTTCAGGAAATACTGGAAATACAGATTCACAAAATTTAAATAAAGAAAATGGAATTACTTTTGGAATTAAAGGAAAAGGTTTAGTAACAACAGAAGCAAATGGAAATGAAATATTAATAGATTTAACTGATGAAACAAAAGAAAAGATTAATAATATAGAAAAAGGAGCTAAATCAGCTTCAACTGCAGCTAATGCAGGAGTAGCAAGTGCAGTAGCTATGGCTAACTTACCACAAGTAAGCAATATAGCAGGACATAGACATAATATTGCAGGAGCATATGGATACTATAACGGAGAACATGCATTTGCATTAGGATTATCAGGATTAAATGAAACAGGAAACTTAGTATATAAGGCAAGTGGATCATTAAATACTAAAGGACATGTAGCATTAGGAGCAGGACTTGGATATCAATTTGACAAATTAGAATCAAGAAGAAAAGATATGTTAACATTACAAAGAAATGGAAATATTAACTTACTTGATGAAAAAGTATACGAACTTGATATGGAAGTTAAACAATTAAAAGCTGAAAATAAGGAAAATAAAGAAATGATTAAATTATTACTTGAAAGAGTAGAAAAGTTGGAGAAGGGGCAAAAATAGTTTAAAGGATCTTAGGATCCTTTTTCTATTATGGAAAAACATTTCCGTAATGAAAAGGAAAATTTAGTAATTGAAAAAAAATAAAATCAAGGTATAGTAATATTAGAAAGGATTTGTTATGGATAATGAACTGAAACTTATTTATAGAATACTAAGTGATGGAAGTTTTCATAGTGCAATAGAACTATCAACTCATTTAAAACTCTCTGATAAAACATGTAGAAAATATGTAAAGGAATTAGCAGAGAAACTAAAGTTACATAATATTAATATAATTTCTAAAACAAGATTTGGATATATGTTAGAGGGTAATATATTAAAAGAAAATGAGATATTTAATTTAGAAAATACTAAAATACCTATAACTGCTGAAGATAGGAAAAATTATCTTATAGATAAATTAATATATACTAATGAATATATTAAATTAGAAGATATTAGTGATAAAATATTCATTAGTACAAAGACATTATCTA
The Streptobacillus felis DNA segment above includes these coding regions:
- a CDS encoding YadA-like family protein; translated protein: MSIFEKMRYLKSRLKTQKNITIGVVIAYLMLGFAAFGATADYVSINSDANGNRQSEGATATNAIAIGPSATATGESSLAVGDTANASKYASAFGSLSKATGEGALALGNTSNASGQNATSIGVQANSSGIQSNAIGALSNASGQNATAIGVQSKSEGVQSNAIGTLSNAAGINDIAIGTQSNAIGKNSIAIGYQSNSKSSSAVSIGNKAVSHATYSTTLGSTANTHGGYATAVGSYASGLSDGTTSFGSRSRAAGYRATALGSYADSKGHESIAIGDAARSEKADSIAIGRGSKSEVISGVALGAESVAKVDSGMFGFDLDKGGVLTSVSDISTLTDAEKARALELEANVNNLKTEFETKDQEYMNRLFTLHGELVKARNANDTAKVSELLAERALLERAVTSARMNYYSNAEVKEYNKLVGTWKSTLSAVSIGDKEEGLTRQINNLAAGTEDTDAVNVAQLKSINLKVTGDNLANDATAIGKVRLHDQKLAINGTSGEITTTVAKDGQTVIISLADEIKNKVNAMKYFSVKSTLAGNSQNNGASGENSIAIGPNANSTVKDGVALGNGASVNNAQGTPGTSGIAIGTGAQSHQMSSAMHEVLVRFKRTKDKMTGGIAIGTQTHARISTIDIGNRDYVGRIGDIEFNKNGVDSWNSISGVGATTVGDNSINTSNFSTINGSFNTITNSQRNGNQFHNLAKAMQGFGASIIGSLNSIEGNEDLVGSGTGRLDQILVALGSKHPATGLMYSGTASNAIGFANKISKSNGALIYGAGNEITNSYLTPSGANEITKLVGASFLDSNNTGVEIKELADSFRKYMGNARLGSVGVIGGANKVDYALFSTVNGVGNELKGKGNITLSETNTTMSQVTKNGSAFAIFNQITGYENKATNVSNLMLTGSKNVVEHASNNIVTGNNHSIKGTETEIAEGNVVIGFNKNKSDSNFKASAKNIVAIGNDIVATQDDSVYLGNGSKDAAAANTKAMDTYSTDTINGITLNFAGGTPTGLVSVGSEGKERRIQNVASGWISATSTDAINGSQLYSVIDKFNSKLSESPKINVVGSGNVTVNPEEKDGTKTFTVGISEGSITSAKGGNASINKDGVVTATTVINAINALGNNTISFSGNTGNTDSQNLNKENGITFGIKGKGLVTTEANGNEILIDLTDETKEKINNIEKGAKSASTAANAGVASAVAMANLPQVSNIAGHRHNIAGAYGYYNGEHAFALGLSGLNETGNLVYKASGSLNTKGHVALGAGLGYQFDKLESRRKDMLTLQRNGNINLLDEKVYELDMEVKQLKAENKENKEMIKLLLERVEKLEKGQK